One Solea solea chromosome 5, fSolSol10.1, whole genome shotgun sequence genomic window carries:
- the prrg4 gene encoding transmembrane gamma-carboxyglutamic acid protein 4, with translation MSLYVFFLLLHLLSCGDSACTRTLLSTQEQDQEEVFVESGDANSFLGRHLLFNRFDFEIFVPGNLERECHEEVCNYEEAREVFENIPATDDFWEKYNAEKRPSRVDVTSLLVGLIVAGVAIVVVGLLLWYFCQGKCKGRASSVRVRRRRSNATLIMRRLEEVSLQPVHPPACPPLEVEVDLPGLPTYEQAVAKSGQHDAPPPPYPGSRPGSIRR, from the exons ATGTCGCTTTATGTGTTCTTCCTACTCCTTCATCTGCTGTCATGTGGAGACTCAGCCTGCACCAGGACCTTACTCTCCACACAGGAACAGGACCAAGAAGAAG TGTTTGTAGAATCTGGGGACGCAAATTCGTTCCTGGGTCGTCATCTGCTGTTCAACCGGTTCGACTTTGAGATTTTCGTTCCTGGAAACCTGGAGCGGGAGTGTCATGAAGAAGTGTGCAACTACGAGGAGGCCAGGGAAGTGTTTGAGAACATCCCTGCTACA GATGATTTTTGGGAGAAGTACAACGCAg AAAAGCGTCCCTCGCGAGTTGATGTGACGTCTCTCTTGGTGGGGCTCATTGTCGCCGGGGTGGCCATCGTCGTAGTGGGCCTCCTGCTCTGGTATTTCTGTCAAGGCAAATGCAAGGGCCGTGCaag TTCTGTCCGGGTCCGCCGGAGGAGGAGTAATGCCACTTTGATAATGCGGCGGTTAGAGGAGGTGTCCTTACAGCCTGTGCATCCGCCGGCCTGCCCACCCCTTGAGGTGGAAGTCGATCTCCCAGGACTGCCTACCTATGAGCAGGCCGTCGCCAAAAGTGGACAGCATGACGCCCCACCTCCTCCCTATCCTgg ctCACGGCCTGGAAGTATTCGCCGATAG